A genomic stretch from Hemicordylus capensis ecotype Gifberg chromosome 1, rHemCap1.1.pri, whole genome shotgun sequence includes:
- the CCDC177 gene encoding coiled-coil domain-containing protein 177 yields MVDPVADTSEENCTDSGDAEAGGEEAPAAAAAAATPATTAAAASPAAGAAAQPPAAPPVEESGKLREESPMLHLDLYNFDCPEAEGSRYVLTSPRSLEACARCAVKPVELLPRLLSELVKEAPGRSMRVAAGLYEVYEMDRQRKLQQCREERERIIREEKRRLFTPLLIGSLPSSPASRISFKSTVVNGSCTPAGQPNAGCPPPHSGTRTKKSYSLDSLQKRREGLSTKTSSDSGASSSFSGDSFRDKWPKELPSTRTVATMVGRSFSLGDLCHSPQTTKKVERIVKEVKKKKGLKVVSERDRKIAALMIAKHQEESILNEQRYSAHLQWDIQRRQAEQRREQEEKQKQRALLQCQRMWETKQEKRRCKLTQEQQEAALLRQKQKLEGEEKWQELMEKKEKIRREKLEKAALEDKHKKRHQEHNLKAQEEGKKEALEREVQLLQEKMSLAAQKKLRKEQLLLREKKLLNEAEKRKHEATLKDLARQGAEEKALLKASVEGSLNKAQENYEQLIEKRNQDLREKARREEMQFQRVRVAAGRRERDQKEHLEAMAKATERKLQHAAQVAEEVVQQKARKVVQSRLEKEKVQKVNKRKVEQCEDTRRREILLSIEKKLERSEQICKEKKNVLENARSVARASFHVREKVREEMNLRTFDKMAMEAELQASLAKK; encoded by the coding sequence ATGGTGGATCCGGTGGCGGATACGAGCGAGGAGAATTGCACGGACTCTGGGGATGCAGAAGCAGGTGGAGAAGAggccccggcggcggcggcggcggcggcgactccagcaacaacagcagcagcagcctccccggCCGCGGGTGCTGCAGCTCAGCCGCCAGCGGCGCCGCCTGTTGAAGAGTCGGGGAAACTCCGCGAAGAGTCGCCGATGCTGCACCTGGACCTGTACAACTTCGACTGCCCGGAGGCGGAAGGCAGCCGCTACGTGCTCACCAGCCCTCGCTCGCTGGAAGCCTGCGCCCGCTGCGCCGTCAAACCGGTGGAGCTGCTGCCCAGGTTGCTGAGCGAGCTGGTGAAGGAGGCTCCGGGCAGATCCATGCGGGTGGCAGCCGGCCTCTACGAAGTCTACGAGATGGACCGGCAGAGGAAGCTGCAGCAGTGcagggaggaaagggaaaggattATCCGCGAGGAGAAGAGGCGGCTCTTCACGCCCCTGCTGATTGGCAGCCTCCCTTCCTCGCCGGCGTCCCGGATCTCTTTCAAAAGCACGGTGGTCAATGGGAGCTGCACTCCGGCGGGCCAGCCCAACGctggctgcccccctccccactcaggcACCAGGACCAAGAAGAGCTACTCCCTGGACTCCTTGCAAAAGAGGAGGGAGGGCTTATCCACAAAAACCTCCTCCGACTCGGGGGCATCTTCGTCCTTCAGTGGAGACAGCTTTAGGGACAAATGGCCCAAGGAGTTGCCCAGCACTAGGACGGTGGCTACCATGGTGGGCCGAAGTTTCAGCTTGGGGGACCTATGCCATTCCCCCCAGACCACCAAGAAAGTGGAGAGGATAGTCAAggaggtgaagaagaagaaaggcctCAAGGTGGTGTCGGAGAGGGACCGGAAGATTGCCGCCCTGATGATAGCCAAGCACCAGGAGGAGAGCATCTTGAATGAGCAGAGGTACAGCGCCCACCTCCAGTGGGACATCCAGAGGAGGCAAGCTGAGCAgaggagggagcaggaggagaagcagaagcagagggcCTTGCTGCAGTGCCAGAGGATGTGGGAGACCAAGCAGGAGAAGCGGCGTTGCAAGCTGACTCAagaacagcaggaagctgccctgCTGAGGCAAAAGCAGAAGTtagagggggaggagaaatggcaAGAACTgatggagaagaaggagaaaattagAAGAGAGAAGCTGGAGAAGGCCGCCCTTGAAGACAAGCACAAGAAGCGTCACCAAGAGCACAACTTGAAGGCACaggaggagggcaagaaagaGGCCCTTGAACGAGAGGTGCAGCTGCTACAAGAGAAGATGTCCTTGGCTGCCCAGAAGAAGCTTAggaaggagcagctgctgctgagggAGAAGAAGCTGCTCAACGAAGCCGAGAAGCGGAAACATGAGGCCACCCTCAAAGAcctggccaggcagggggctgaGGAAAAGGCCCTGCTAAAGGCTTCCGTGGAAGGGAGCTTGAACAAGGCTCAAGAGAATTATGagcagctcattgagaagaggaACCAGGATTTGAGGGAGAAAGCAAGGCGGGAGGAAATGCAGTTTCAGAGGGTCAGggtagcagcagggaggagggaaagggatcAGAAGGAGCAcctggaggccatggccaaagCTACAGAGAGGAAACTCCAGCATGCTGCTCAAGTGGCTGAGGAGGTTGTCCAGCAGAAAGCCCGTAAAGTGGTCCAGAGCCGGCTAGAAAAGGAGAAGGTGCAGAAAGTGAACAAGAGGAAGGTAGAGCAGTGTGAAGATACCCGGCGCAGGGAGATCCTTCTCTCTATTGAGAAAAAGCTAGAACGGAGTGAACAGATTTGTAAGGAGAAGAAAAATGTCTTGGAAAATGCTAGGTCTGTTGCTCGGGCATCGTTCCATGTCCGGGAAAAGGTACGGGAAGAGATGAACCTGCGCACCTTTGACAAGATGGCCATGGAGGCAGAATTGCAGGCCAGCCTAGCTAAAAAATAA